One genomic region from Clostridium saccharobutylicum DSM 13864 encodes:
- a CDS encoding response regulator → MKRVLIVDDAAFMRVTLKSMLENNGFEVVGEAENGIIGVQKYVELNPDVVTMDITMPEMSGIDALKEMKKINPNVKVVMISAMGQDMLIRESVIAGAKSFIVKPFKEEFMVKTLTQVLGI, encoded by the coding sequence ATGAAAAGAGTTCTTATAGTTGATGACGCAGCATTTATGAGGGTTACTTTGAAATCCATGTTGGAGAATAATGGGTTCGAAGTAGTTGGCGAAGCTGAAAATGGAATTATCGGAGTACAAAAATATGTGGAATTAAATCCGGATGTTGTGACCATGGATATTACAATGCCTGAAATGAGCGGTATTGATGCTTTAAAAGAAATGAAAAAGATTAATCCAAATGTAAAGGTAGTTATGATTTCAGCTATGGGGCAAGATATGCTTATACGTGAATCTGTAATAGCTGGTGCTAAATCATTTATAGTAAAGCCTTTTAAAGAAGAATTTATGGTGAAAACTTTAACACAAGTATTAGGAATTTAA
- a CDS encoding methyl-accepting chemotaxis protein, with protein MKWFYDLKIATKLILGFVTVAFIAGVVGVVGIVNINKINNLDTELYERHTATMPDLIDIVNNYRIERGILKDLLIVKDLSKIQENINRFKALDDEIDTSMQHLESNSKDSEVIKNLNDLKKLLSSFKQYRDKAINFITTNQEQQATEILYTDISGIADNLDTTISNLTSLKINLAKNASDNNSASASRATITMIVVLTFGVIIAIVLGIVIARIIGRPINKMVEVANKIALGDMSVDVETDTKDEIGSLAESFRRMIEKNNEVLSNIRSAAEQVASGSKQISYSSIALSQGATEQASSIEELTASVEEISSQTHLNAQNANKANELTEVAKLNAIQGNNQMKEMLKAMEAINDAASNISKVIKVIDDIAFQTNILALNAAVEAARAGHHGKGFAVVAEEVRNLAARSANAAKETTYMIENSINKSEGGTKIAIDTANALNEIVNAVENVANLISDIAIASTEQSTALGQINQGIVEVSQVVQSNSATSEEGAAASEELSSQAELLREMVSNFKLKQSVKSYNTLNELNPEVLKMLDEMAEKKKYQTSHINEEYREPAITKTKIILSDNDFGKY; from the coding sequence ATGAAATGGTTTTATGATTTAAAAATTGCAACAAAGTTAATCTTAGGCTTTGTTACTGTAGCCTTTATTGCAGGAGTTGTAGGTGTAGTAGGTATTGTGAATATTAACAAAATTAACAATCTTGATACTGAGTTATATGAGCGTCATACTGCTACAATGCCAGATTTGATAGATATAGTAAATAACTATCGAATAGAGAGAGGAATATTAAAAGACTTATTAATCGTAAAAGATTTAAGTAAAATACAAGAGAATATAAACAGATTTAAAGCCTTAGATGATGAAATTGATACTAGTATGCAACATTTAGAAAGTAATTCGAAAGATTCTGAGGTAATTAAAAATCTAAATGACTTAAAAAAATTATTAAGTTCATTTAAACAATATAGAGATAAGGCGATAAATTTTATAACAACAAATCAGGAGCAGCAAGCAACAGAAATTTTATATACAGATATATCAGGAATAGCAGATAATTTAGACACTACTATTAGTAACTTGACAAGTCTAAAAATAAATTTAGCAAAAAATGCTTCAGATAATAATTCAGCTTCAGCAAGCAGAGCAACTATTACAATGATTGTTGTACTAACTTTTGGAGTGATTATAGCAATTGTTCTTGGGATAGTCATAGCTCGAATTATAGGCAGACCTATAAATAAAATGGTGGAGGTTGCCAATAAAATTGCTTTAGGTGATATGAGCGTTGATGTTGAAACGGACACCAAAGATGAAATAGGCAGTCTTGCAGAATCATTTAGAAGAATGATTGAGAAGAATAATGAGGTCCTAAGTAATATTAGAAGTGCGGCAGAACAAGTAGCATCTGGTTCAAAACAGATATCTTATTCAAGTATAGCACTTTCACAGGGAGCAACAGAACAGGCAAGTTCAATTGAGGAATTGACTGCATCTGTTGAAGAAATATCTTCTCAAACACACTTAAATGCTCAAAACGCTAATAAAGCAAATGAACTGACTGAAGTTGCTAAATTAAATGCTATTCAAGGTAATAATCAGATGAAAGAAATGCTTAAAGCTATGGAAGCGATAAATGATGCTGCAAGCAATATTTCAAAGGTTATTAAAGTAATTGATGATATTGCATTTCAAACCAACATACTTGCACTTAATGCTGCTGTTGAGGCTGCAAGAGCAGGACATCATGGTAAGGGATTTGCAGTTGTAGCTGAAGAAGTAAGAAATCTTGCTGCACGTTCAGCAAATGCCGCAAAGGAAACAACTTACATGATTGAGAATTCAATAAATAAGTCTGAGGGTGGGACAAAGATTGCAATAGATACGGCTAATGCTCTTAATGAAATAGTAAATGCTGTTGAAAATGTAGCAAACCTTATAAGTGATATTGCTATTGCTTCAACTGAACAGTCTACAGCTCTTGGACAAATAAATCAAGGCATTGTTGAAGTGTCGCAGGTTGTTCAAAGTAATTCAGCTACTTCAGAAGAAGGTGCTGCAGCAAGTGAAGAATTATCAAGTCAAGCTGAACTTCTTAGAGAAATGGTTAGTAATTTTAAATTAAAACAAAGTGTAAAATCATATAATACCTTAAATGAACTTAATCCAGAAGTGTTAAAAATGCTTGACGAAATGGCTGAAAAAAAGAAGTATCAAACATCTCATATTAATGAGGAATATAGAGAACCAGCAATTACAAAAACTAAAATTATATTAAGCGATAATGACTTTGGAAAATATTAA
- a CDS encoding IS3 family transposase, with protein sequence MSKKLFTNKEIELLSKNKYIKNVTNKAITYTDEFKILFIAERSKGKLPIYIFQDAGFDTDVIGNNRIWCASKRWRNIYNESGALGLRDSRKLNSGRPLKRELTVNEIIAKKDAEIAYWKAEAELLKKIELQERQVKNNKLSSTSIFKIIQSIISKYSYKNIISHLCKIAEVSRSGYYNYLNSSNKRNSKDEKDLELKHIILKAFNHRGYKKGSRSIKMVLEHEFNRVINRKCIQRIMRKYNIVCPIRKANPYRRMMKATKEHTVLPNTLNREFKQGLVGKVLLTDIAYLTYGASNRAYLSTIKDASTNEILSYHLSESLTLDIATETVKKLMRNHKKLLDKDVFIHSDQGVHYTSPRFQKLLKKYKIGQSMSRRGNCWDNAPQESFFGHMKDEIDLKICTTFYELESTINNYMDYYNNYRYQWGLKKLAPVQYRDQLLAA encoded by the coding sequence ATGAGTAAAAAACTATTTACTAATAAAGAAATTGAATTGTTATCAAAGAATAAATATATAAAAAACGTCACAAATAAAGCAATCACGTATACAGATGAATTTAAAATACTTTTTATCGCTGAGCGTAGCAAAGGTAAACTACCTATTTATATTTTTCAGGATGCAGGATTTGATACAGATGTTATTGGAAATAATAGAATTTGGTGCGCAAGTAAAAGATGGCGTAATATTTATAATGAATCAGGAGCGCTTGGATTGAGAGATTCTCGAAAATTAAATAGTGGTCGTCCACTAAAACGTGAACTAACCGTGAATGAAATAATAGCTAAAAAAGATGCTGAAATTGCTTATTGGAAAGCGGAGGCAGAACTATTAAAAAAAATCGAGCTGCAAGAAAGGCAGGTGAAAAATAATAAATTAAGTTCAACATCAATATTCAAGATCATACAGAGTATAATTTCAAAATACAGTTATAAAAATATAATTTCTCATTTATGCAAAATAGCTGAAGTCTCTAGATCAGGATATTATAATTATTTAAATTCAAGTAATAAGCGTAATTCTAAAGATGAAAAGGATTTAGAATTAAAGCATATAATTCTTAAAGCATTTAATCATAGAGGCTACAAGAAAGGATCACGCTCTATAAAAATGGTTTTAGAACATGAATTTAATAGAGTAATAAATCGAAAGTGTATACAAAGAATTATGAGAAAATATAATATTGTGTGTCCAATTAGAAAGGCAAACCCTTATCGTAGAATGATGAAAGCTACTAAAGAACATACAGTTCTACCTAATACTTTGAACAGGGAATTCAAACAAGGTTTGGTCGGTAAGGTATTATTAACTGATATAGCTTATTTAACATATGGAGCATCTAATAGAGCCTATTTATCTACTATTAAAGATGCTTCTACAAATGAAATTCTCTCGTATCATCTTTCAGAAAGTCTTACATTAGATATAGCTACTGAAACTGTTAAAAAGCTGATGAGGAATCATAAAAAATTACTTGATAAAGATGTTTTTATTCATTCAGATCAAGGCGTTCATTACACTAGTCCTAGATTTCAAAAACTTCTTAAGAAATATAAAATTGGACAATCCATGTCTAGACGCGGAAACTGTTGGGACAACGCCCCGCAGGAATCATTTTTTGGACATATGAAAGATGAAATAGACTTAAAAATTTGTACAACATTTTACGAATTAGAATCAACAATTAATAATTATATGGATTACTATAATAATTACAGATACCAATGGGGACTTAAAAAGCTGGCCCCTGTTCAATATCGGGACCAGCTTTTAGCTGCCTAG
- a CDS encoding MFS transporter, whose product MQKENDRSRWSILIIVLMFTVMSALDGSIVNVALPKMAIALNVSTSSIQLVATSYLIVIAGTVLIFGRLGDMFGKSKMFTFGLGLFTLGSLLCGITSSFTVLILARVVQAIGAAGTMANNQGIITETFPKNERGKALGFLGTSVALGSLVGPGLGGIIVGAASWEYIFLINVPIGIIALFYAIKLLPKGNKNAKGKLDILGAVLFIFAIVPLFGALDEGLNIGFTNPMILTSFVVAIISFIAFIFVEKKKEDPLLQLQIFSNKLFSLSIFCAFVTFIAIFCNNIILPFYLQDVMNYTPQHTGLILMVYPLLLTVVAPLSGSLSDKIGSEVLTFIGLVLISLGLILMATLNVDSSLLITIIFIGIMSIGMGLFQSPNNSLIMSTVPKDKLGIAGSVNALVRNLGMVCGIALATTLLYSMMSSKIGYRVTDYVTGRNDAFIYGMKTVYIAAAIISLVGAALTFFRLNNKKTSESK is encoded by the coding sequence ATGCAAAAAGAAAATGATAGAAGTAGATGGTCTATATTGATTATAGTTTTAATGTTTACAGTTATGTCAGCATTAGATGGCAGTATTGTAAATGTAGCATTACCTAAAATGGCTATTGCTTTAAATGTATCAACATCTAGTATTCAATTAGTTGCAACAAGTTATTTAATAGTTATTGCCGGGACAGTATTAATTTTTGGAAGACTTGGAGATATGTTTGGAAAATCCAAGATGTTTACTTTCGGATTGGGTTTATTTACACTTGGATCTTTGCTATGTGGAATAACAAGTTCGTTTACAGTATTAATTTTGGCAAGAGTAGTACAAGCCATAGGCGCTGCTGGAACTATGGCTAATAATCAAGGGATTATTACAGAAACATTTCCTAAAAATGAAAGAGGAAAAGCGCTCGGATTTTTAGGAACGTCTGTAGCATTAGGTTCTTTAGTAGGACCAGGTCTTGGAGGAATTATAGTAGGTGCAGCCAGCTGGGAATATATATTTTTAATAAATGTGCCTATTGGTATAATAGCATTGTTTTATGCCATTAAATTATTACCTAAAGGTAATAAAAATGCAAAAGGAAAGTTGGATATTCTAGGTGCTGTATTATTTATATTTGCTATAGTTCCACTTTTTGGAGCTTTAGATGAAGGATTAAACATTGGTTTTACAAATCCAATGATTTTAACAAGTTTTGTTGTTGCAATCATTTCATTCATAGCATTTATTTTTGTGGAGAAGAAAAAAGAAGATCCACTATTACAATTGCAAATATTTAGTAATAAGTTATTTTCTTTAAGTATATTTTGTGCATTTGTAACATTTATAGCAATATTCTGCAACAATATTATTTTGCCATTTTATCTTCAGGATGTAATGAATTATACTCCACAGCATACTGGATTAATACTTATGGTTTATCCTTTGCTTTTAACTGTAGTGGCACCTCTTAGTGGAAGTTTATCAGATAAAATTGGTTCAGAAGTTTTAACATTTATAGGTTTAGTACTTATAAGTTTAGGATTAATATTAATGGCCACTTTAAATGTAGATTCAAGTTTATTAATTACAATAATATTTATTGGAATCATGTCTATTGGTATGGGATTATTTCAATCGCCTAATAATTCTTTGATAATGTCAACAGTACCAAAGGATAAGCTTGGAATTGCAGGAAGTGTAAATGCACTTGTAAGAAACTTAGGAATGGTATGTGGTATAGCTTTAGCTACAACACTTTTATATAGTATGATGAGTTCTAAAATTGGATATCGTGTTACAGATTATGTAACAGGAAGAAATGATGCTTTCATATATGGTATGAAAACTGTATATATAGCTGCGGCAATAATAAGTTTGGTGGGAGCTGCGTTAACTTTTTTCAGATTAAATAACAAAAAAACTAGTGAGAGCAAATAA
- a CDS encoding MarR family winged helix-turn-helix transcriptional regulator codes for MERETTNFIMFNSKIFRNTQIFLDRILKKFELSSGSIPYIFNLEKNEGISQNKLSKEVGNDKSMSARTITKLIDLDFVYKKQDEKDSRAYNLYLTAKAKELIPEIRKEIKTVLDLLTEDLTEEEMLITAKSLRKILNKTQRLKDNE; via the coding sequence GTGGAAAGAGAAACTACTAATTTTATAATGTTCAATAGTAAAATTTTTAGAAATACACAAATTTTTTTAGATAGAATTTTAAAGAAATTTGAATTAAGCAGCGGTTCAATTCCGTACATATTTAACTTAGAAAAAAATGAAGGCATCAGCCAAAATAAATTAAGTAAAGAAGTAGGCAATGATAAATCAATGTCAGCAAGAACAATTACAAAACTTATAGACTTAGACTTTGTATATAAGAAACAAGATGAGAAAGATAGCAGAGCCTATAATTTATATTTAACAGCAAAAGCCAAAGAACTTATACCTGAAATTCGTAAAGAGATTAAGACAGTTTTAGATTTGCTAACAGAAGATTTAACAGAAGAAGAGATGCTTATTACTGCAAAGTCCTTAAGGAAGATCTTGAATAAAACTCAAAGGTTAAAGGATAATGAGTAA
- a CDS encoding FAD-dependent oxidoreductase → MKVIVIGCTHAGTAAVVNLKELYPESEVVVYERNDNISFLSCGIALSVGGVVTETEKLFYNSPEKLNSIGVTTKMKHDVLDIDFNNKIVKVKDLEDDSIFEDNYDKLVLTLGSWPIVPKFEGGDLENILLCKNYHHAKEIESRTNNAKNIVVIGAGYIGVELAEAFKTKGKNVTLIDAEERIMSKYLDKEFTDIAEAEFKDHGINLVLGEKVKLFKGEDSKVTHVVTENKEYDADLVVLCIGFKPSTSLVKDKLETLENGAILIDEYMRTSKEDVFAGGDCCIVKYNPANDNRYIPLATNAVRMGTLIAQNIIEPKLKYMGTQGTSGIKIYEKSIASTGLTEEVAKNTTNFNVGAVVVKDNYRPEFMPTYEEASLKLVFDKDTRRVLGGQIISNLDFTQFMNTLSVVIQNNMTVEELAMTDFFFQPHFNKPWSLLNIAALEVLKNNN, encoded by the coding sequence TTGAAAGTTATAGTAATAGGATGTACTCATGCAGGAACAGCTGCTGTTGTTAATTTAAAGGAGCTTTATCCAGAAAGTGAAGTAGTAGTTTATGAAAGAAATGATAATATATCATTTTTATCTTGTGGAATAGCCCTAAGTGTAGGCGGAGTAGTTACTGAAACAGAAAAGTTATTTTATAATTCACCAGAGAAGTTAAATTCTATTGGCGTTACAACTAAAATGAAGCATGATGTGTTAGATATTGATTTTAATAATAAAATAGTTAAAGTTAAAGATTTAGAAGATGATAGTATTTTTGAAGATAATTATGATAAATTAGTTCTAACTTTGGGTTCATGGCCAATAGTACCTAAATTTGAAGGTGGAGATTTAGAGAATATACTTTTATGTAAAAATTATCATCATGCAAAAGAAATAGAATCTAGAACAAATAATGCAAAAAATATAGTTGTTATTGGTGCTGGATATATTGGAGTGGAACTTGCAGAAGCTTTTAAAACAAAAGGTAAAAATGTCACATTAATAGATGCAGAAGAGAGAATAATGTCTAAGTATTTAGATAAAGAATTTACTGATATTGCAGAAGCAGAATTCAAAGATCATGGAATTAATTTAGTTTTGGGAGAAAAAGTTAAATTATTTAAAGGTGAAGATAGTAAAGTAACTCATGTAGTAACTGAAAATAAAGAATATGATGCAGATTTAGTTGTATTATGTATTGGATTTAAGCCTAGTACTTCTCTTGTAAAAGATAAGTTAGAAACATTAGAAAATGGCGCTATATTAATAGATGAATACATGAGAACAAGCAAAGAAGATGTTTTTGCTGGAGGAGATTGTTGTATTGTTAAATATAATCCAGCTAATGACAATAGATATATACCATTAGCTACTAATGCAGTTAGGATGGGAACTTTAATTGCTCAAAATATAATTGAACCTAAACTAAAATATATGGGAACTCAAGGTACTTCTGGAATCAAGATATATGAAAAATCTATAGCATCTACAGGACTTACTGAAGAAGTTGCTAAAAATACAACTAATTTTAATGTAGGAGCAGTTGTTGTTAAAGATAATTACAGGCCAGAATTTATGCCTACTTATGAAGAGGCAAGTTTAAAATTAGTATTTGATAAAGATACAAGAAGAGTATTAGGTGGTCAAATAATTTCAAATTTAGATTTTACTCAGTTTATGAACACATTATCTGTAGTAATTCAAAATAATATGACAGTTGAAGAGCTTGCAATGACAGATTTCTTTTTCCAACCACATTTCAACAAGCCTTGGAGTTTATTAAATATTGCAGCATTGGAAGTATTGAAAAACAACAATTAA